In Fodinicola acaciae, the following proteins share a genomic window:
- a CDS encoding DUF47 domain-containing protein: MRFNLRPKADEFYDFFSEAADNLVKGAAILAELSEAEVDYQSVSDRLVDIEHDNDDVTHRMLRTLNSTFVTPFDREDIYRLGSQLDDVMDHMEAVGNLIYLYGLSELPSLPREMHELIDVLSASAEHTARAMRRLKALRDLESYWIEVNRLENEGDRAYRMLLVRLFSGEYDALTVLKLKEVADELEAAADAFEHVANTVETIAVKES, encoded by the coding sequence GTGCGTTTCAACCTGAGGCCGAAGGCGGACGAGTTCTACGACTTCTTCAGCGAGGCGGCCGACAACCTCGTCAAGGGAGCCGCCATCCTGGCCGAGCTGAGCGAGGCGGAGGTCGACTACCAGTCGGTGTCCGACCGGCTCGTCGACATCGAGCACGACAACGACGACGTGACACACCGGATGCTGCGTACGCTCAACTCGACGTTCGTGACACCGTTCGACCGCGAGGACATCTACCGGCTGGGATCCCAGCTGGACGACGTGATGGACCACATGGAGGCGGTCGGCAACCTCATCTACCTGTACGGACTGTCCGAGCTGCCGTCGCTGCCACGCGAGATGCACGAGCTGATCGACGTGCTGTCGGCCAGCGCCGAGCACACCGCGCGCGCGATGCGCCGGCTCAAGGCACTGCGCGACCTGGAGTCCTACTGGATCGAGGTCAACCGGCTGGAGAACGAAGGCGACCGCGCCTACCGGATGCTGCTCGTACGCCTCTTCTCCGGCGAGTACGACGCGCTGACCGTGCTCAAGCTCAAGGAGGTCGCCGACGAGCTGGAGGCGGCCGCCGACGCGTTCGAGCACGTCGCCAACACGGTCGAGACCATCGCCGTCAAGGAGTCCTGA
- a CDS encoding VanZ family protein — translation MIAVAVTMVMLFAPARDVPAGPEGSDKLVHCLMFAALVFAGAYARIPLRALAPALVAYGGVAELIQGQIGRDADLWDWLSDSAGIALAVAVVLFVRSRHH, via the coding sequence GTGATCGCGGTGGCCGTCACCATGGTCATGCTCTTCGCGCCGGCCCGCGACGTGCCGGCCGGCCCGGAGGGCAGTGACAAACTCGTCCACTGCCTGATGTTCGCCGCGCTCGTGTTCGCCGGCGCGTACGCACGCATCCCGCTGCGCGCGCTGGCGCCGGCCCTGGTCGCGTACGGCGGCGTCGCCGAGCTCATCCAGGGCCAGATCGGCCGCGACGCCGACCTCTGGGACTGGCTCAGCGACTCGGCCGGCATCGCACTCGCTGTCGCGGTGGTGCTGTTCGTACGCTCCAGACACCACTGA
- a CDS encoding sigma-70 family RNA polymerase sigma factor, whose amino-acid sequence MEDERVPVVDVERFETHRRHLFGVAYRMLGTAADAEDAVQEAWLRLQRADTSRIDDLRAWLTTVVGRICLDQLRSARVRREAYVGPWLPEPIVTGAPADGIRPVGGPDPQTAIELDESVRMALLVVLEELSPEQRVAFVLHDVFAVPFPEVADTLGVSQAAARQLASRARRIVADAEPPTRAPLPRQRQVADEFIKACATGDLEALTKLLHPDVVARGDGGGQVSGAGRHPIRGAEKVARLFLGLFRKFPQATIEFVGVNGDLGMLITGDGVPTDVSSFAIDDDGLIVSVFNQVNPDKLRRVRAQ is encoded by the coding sequence ATGGAAGATGAGCGCGTGCCAGTGGTCGACGTGGAACGCTTCGAAACGCACCGCCGCCACCTTTTCGGTGTGGCCTACCGGATGCTCGGCACCGCGGCCGACGCCGAGGACGCCGTGCAGGAGGCCTGGCTGCGGCTGCAGCGTGCCGACACGAGCCGGATCGACGACCTCCGCGCGTGGCTGACCACCGTGGTCGGCCGGATCTGCCTCGATCAACTGCGGTCGGCGCGGGTACGCCGCGAGGCGTACGTCGGGCCGTGGCTGCCGGAGCCGATCGTCACCGGCGCACCGGCCGACGGCATCCGGCCGGTCGGCGGTCCCGATCCGCAGACCGCGATCGAGCTGGACGAGTCGGTGCGGATGGCGCTGCTGGTCGTCCTCGAGGAGCTCTCTCCCGAGCAACGCGTCGCGTTCGTGCTGCACGACGTTTTCGCCGTACCTTTCCCAGAAGTCGCCGACACGCTTGGCGTCAGCCAGGCCGCGGCGCGCCAGCTCGCGTCACGCGCGCGCCGGATCGTCGCCGACGCGGAGCCGCCGACGCGAGCGCCGCTGCCCCGGCAGCGACAGGTCGCCGACGAGTTCATCAAGGCCTGCGCGACCGGCGACCTGGAGGCGCTGACCAAGCTGCTGCATCCGGACGTCGTCGCGCGCGGCGACGGTGGCGGCCAGGTCTCCGGCGCTGGCCGGCATCCGATCCGCGGCGCCGAGAAGGTCGCGCGGCTGTTCCTCGGCCTGTTCCGGAAGTTTCCGCAGGCGACCATCGAGTTCGTCGGCGTCAACGGCGATCTCGGCATGCTGATCACCGGCGACGGCGTACCCACCGACGTGTCGTCCTTCGCCATCGACGACGACGGCCTGATCGTGTCGGTGTTCAACCAGGTCAACCCCGACAAGCTGCGGCGCGTACGAGCACAGTGA
- a CDS encoding sodium:calcium antiporter, which translates to MLHFVGLALCAVAVYFACEWFVNAIEWLGPRLRLGSLAVGTVLAALGTALPESAVTFAAAVVGKSPDIAVGAAMGGPLALATVAYAVTGWMLFRRRAERSVDTRKLARDQAWFLVIFTVKLGLGLVAFAIKPWLGLLMFVAYAVYFVVEIRRTDDGEDAAQAPLLLQRKRSRPSTWAIVVQALATLVIILVASQLFVQQLESAAGILGLPAEVTALLLSPVATELPEIMNAIIWVRAGKPQLALANISGAMMIQATVPSGIGLIFTPWMFSVPLVIAGVVTMAAIGYLLVVLRRGRLSPVTLSVTGVFYLAFAALLIPALAG; encoded by the coding sequence GTGCTGCATTTCGTTGGCCTCGCGTTGTGCGCGGTGGCGGTCTATTTCGCGTGCGAGTGGTTCGTCAACGCGATCGAGTGGCTCGGACCCCGGCTGCGGCTCGGGTCGCTGGCCGTCGGGACCGTACTGGCGGCACTTGGCACGGCACTGCCGGAAAGCGCGGTGACCTTCGCGGCCGCCGTGGTCGGCAAGTCGCCGGACATCGCGGTCGGCGCGGCGATGGGTGGACCGCTCGCGCTGGCGACCGTCGCGTACGCGGTGACCGGCTGGATGCTCTTTCGCCGGCGCGCGGAGCGATCCGTCGACACGCGCAAGCTGGCGCGCGACCAGGCCTGGTTTTTGGTCATCTTCACGGTGAAACTCGGCCTCGGACTGGTCGCCTTCGCGATCAAGCCGTGGCTCGGACTGCTGATGTTCGTCGCGTACGCGGTGTATTTCGTCGTAGAGATCCGCCGCACCGACGACGGCGAGGACGCCGCGCAGGCGCCGTTGTTGTTGCAGCGCAAGCGATCGCGACCGTCGACCTGGGCCATTGTCGTGCAGGCGCTCGCGACTCTGGTCATCATCCTGGTCGCGTCGCAGCTTTTCGTACAACAGCTGGAATCGGCCGCCGGCATCCTCGGCCTGCCGGCCGAGGTGACCGCGTTGCTGCTGTCGCCGGTCGCCACCGAGCTGCCGGAGATCATGAACGCGATCATCTGGGTGCGCGCGGGCAAGCCGCAGCTGGCCCTGGCCAACATCTCCGGCGCGATGATGATCCAGGCGACCGTACCGAGCGGGATCGGCCTGATCTTCACGCCGTGGATGTTCAGCGTGCCGCTGGTGATCGCCGGCGTGGTCACGATGGCCGCGATCGGCTATCTGCTGGTCGTACTCCGGCGCGGACGGCTGTCGCCGGTGACGCTGTCGGTGACCGGTGTTTTCTATCTGGCTTTCGCCGCGCTGCTCATTCCGGCGCTGGCCGGCTGA
- a CDS encoding ATP-dependent DNA helicase: protein MPKSADSPLRADTPDAEASTVLDAAVGAVPDGVARPGQQRMAQAISAAISSGEHLLIQAGTGTGKSLGYLAPALASGRRTVVSTATLALQSQLVDHDLPRLAEAVAPVLGRRPTYAVLKGRGNYLCLARLDASRAEEEKEPEGLFDDGPKWVAAAGRMAKQVTRLREWAARTDTGDRAELDPGVDDMLWRTVSTSARECVGAARCPFGAECFAEAARQRARDADVIVTNHALLAVDMAMTFDGERRILPEHELLVVDEAHDLTDRVTSAAQAEFSPESLARAGKRAGRYFGNREGERIDEAAEALRIALDAQLPGRLAQVPEQVSRAVLLVETACQAGIRAIGQIAADDPDLASKHQAKATLQVLAETAQRLILESDQDVIWLETDDRGRRTLVVAPLSVAGLLARELYRDRVVVATSATLALGGQFEAISKSLGLFGRPAEPTEPAESDEDHEDEAPRWHGEDVGSPFDYPKQGILYVASHLPRPGMSGLSDAAAEELVSLVEAAGGRTLGLFSSRKAAAAAAEILMSRTDLPILLQGDDSLPLLVRRFKEDPATCLLGVMSLWQGVDVPGPNCQLVVIDRLPFPRPDDPLTAARSAAVDASGGSGFSAVSVPIAAIRLAQGAGRLVRTSGDRGVVAVLDPRLATQRYGTYLRRSLPPFWYTTKRDTVLGALRRLRADSEAATA, encoded by the coding sequence GTGCCGAAGTCCGCTGACTCACCGCTCCGTGCCGACACTCCTGACGCGGAGGCGTCGACCGTGCTGGATGCCGCCGTGGGTGCGGTGCCGGACGGGGTGGCACGGCCCGGCCAGCAGCGGATGGCGCAGGCGATCTCGGCGGCGATCAGCTCCGGCGAGCACCTGCTGATCCAGGCCGGTACGGGGACCGGCAAGTCGCTCGGCTATCTGGCGCCGGCGCTCGCGTCCGGCCGGCGGACCGTGGTGTCGACGGCGACGCTGGCGCTGCAGTCGCAGCTGGTCGACCACGACCTGCCGCGGCTGGCCGAGGCGGTCGCGCCGGTGCTCGGCCGCCGGCCGACGTACGCGGTGCTCAAGGGCCGCGGCAACTACCTGTGCCTGGCGCGGCTGGACGCCTCGCGGGCGGAGGAGGAGAAGGAGCCGGAAGGCCTGTTCGACGACGGGCCCAAGTGGGTCGCCGCCGCCGGCCGGATGGCCAAGCAGGTGACCCGGCTGCGCGAGTGGGCCGCGCGGACCGACACCGGCGACCGGGCCGAGCTCGACCCCGGTGTCGACGACATGCTGTGGCGTACGGTCTCCACCTCCGCGCGCGAGTGTGTCGGCGCGGCGCGGTGTCCGTTTGGCGCCGAGTGCTTCGCCGAGGCGGCTCGCCAGCGTGCGCGCGATGCCGACGTGATCGTCACCAACCACGCGCTGCTCGCGGTCGACATGGCGATGACCTTCGACGGGGAGCGGCGGATCCTGCCGGAGCACGAGCTGCTGGTGGTCGATGAGGCGCACGACCTGACCGACCGGGTGACCTCGGCGGCGCAGGCGGAGTTCTCCCCGGAGTCGCTGGCCCGTGCCGGCAAGCGGGCCGGCCGCTATTTCGGCAACCGCGAAGGCGAGCGCATCGACGAGGCGGCCGAGGCGTTGCGCATCGCGCTCGACGCGCAGCTGCCGGGCCGGCTGGCGCAGGTGCCTGAGCAGGTCAGCCGCGCGGTGCTGCTCGTCGAGACGGCCTGCCAGGCGGGCATCCGCGCCATCGGCCAGATCGCCGCCGACGACCCCGACCTGGCCAGCAAGCACCAGGCGAAGGCGACCCTGCAGGTGCTCGCCGAGACCGCGCAGCGGCTCATCCTGGAGTCCGACCAGGACGTGATCTGGCTGGAGACCGACGACCGCGGCCGCCGTACGTTGGTGGTCGCGCCGCTGAGCGTCGCCGGCCTGCTGGCGCGCGAGCTCTATCGCGACCGCGTCGTGGTGGCGACCAGCGCGACACTGGCGCTCGGCGGCCAGTTCGAGGCGATCAGCAAGTCGCTCGGCCTGTTCGGCCGGCCGGCCGAGCCCACCGAGCCGGCCGAAAGCGATGAGGACCACGAGGACGAGGCGCCGCGCTGGCACGGCGAGGACGTCGGCTCGCCGTTCGACTATCCGAAACAGGGCATCCTGTACGTCGCGTCGCACCTGCCACGTCCCGGCATGTCCGGCCTGTCCGACGCCGCCGCCGAGGAGCTGGTCAGCCTGGTCGAGGCGGCCGGCGGACGCACACTCGGCCTGTTTTCCTCGCGCAAGGCCGCCGCGGCCGCCGCGGAGATCCTGATGAGCCGCACCGACCTGCCGATCCTGTTGCAGGGCGACGACTCGCTGCCGCTGTTGGTACGCAGGTTCAAGGAGGACCCGGCGACCTGCCTGCTCGGGGTCATGTCGCTGTGGCAGGGCGTCGACGTGCCAGGCCCCAACTGCCAGCTGGTGGTGATCGACCGGCTGCCGTTCCCCCGACCGGACGACCCGCTCACGGCCGCTCGCTCGGCGGCCGTCGACGCCTCCGGCGGCTCTGGCTTCTCCGCGGTGTCGGTGCCGATCGCGGCGATCCGGCTGGCGCAGGGCGCCGGCCGGCTGGTCCGCACGTCCGGCGACCGCGGTGTCGTCGCGGTGCTGGACCCGCGGCTGGCGACCCAGCGCTACGGCACGTACCTGCGCCGCTCGCTGCCGCCGTTCTGGTACACGACCAAGCGCGACACCGTGCTCGGGGCGCTCCGCCGCCTGCGTGCCGACTCGGAGGCGGCGACGGCCTAG